Proteins from a genomic interval of Thermoanaerobacterium thermosaccharolyticum DSM 571:
- a CDS encoding FtsX-like permease family protein, with protein sequence MGKSLLKDIFIEIVHTKKRFLSLFFIVLMGVGVFGGIKAASRDMKLTASKYADDYNLFDVQVISTMGLTKGDAESISKVKGVAAVNPFYTIDAVVDKNNKGFVIKVISIDPSKIKNDKIYVNKPKLLEGRFPENNSECVVETKFLKDLGFSIGDTVTINLDSQNQDNIKSKKFKIVGVVETPYYISRDRGSSIVGNGQIQAFMMVPQSDFSMDAYTEIDVLVNGAKNFSTFSDKYYNFIRPVKDDLVTLGKVRSEIRYEEIKGKAQKEIDDAKRELEDKESKYNKELADAKAKLDETSAMLSNSKIELDKKQASFNEQMALNQKKIDDGKRQIAETQASISQSEIDLNNAEAEIQAKEKELNYDENIKKLNSTYDELNSSLNQLNSEINNNPSLKEQLKPKVDELNAQIVSVSKQIDTLNANKQALDLNLAQLNEKRSQLESAKAQLAASKDNIAKQEAALNKAKIDGQRQLNSAREQLNNVLKELSDNEKKYQDNKVEFDKQISEAKEKIASSEEKLNGLKKPSWYVLDRKSNIGYVEYGDEADRIKALGNVFPTIFFLVAALVSLTSMTRMVEERRTQMGILKALGYGKFAIMLKFVIYSSVATILGGLAGLILGFNILPRIIFNAYSMMYTLPPVITEFNIYYAVLGIVAALISTTAVTVLVCLSDLRETPASLMRLKSPMAGKRVLLEKVNFIWSRLDFMQKVTARNIFRYKKRFFMTVIGIGGCTALLLTGFGIRDSINIIVDKQFNEIFNEGLKEVSHPL encoded by the coding sequence ATGGGAAAATCTCTATTAAAAGATATATTTATTGAAATTGTTCATACAAAGAAGAGGTTTTTATCTTTGTTCTTTATTGTTTTAATGGGCGTTGGAGTTTTCGGTGGAATAAAAGCAGCAAGCCGAGATATGAAACTCACCGCTTCAAAATACGCTGATGACTACAATCTTTTTGATGTGCAAGTTATCTCAACAATGGGTCTGACAAAAGGCGATGCAGAAAGCATAAGCAAGGTAAAGGGTGTTGCGGCTGTCAATCCTTTTTATACGATTGATGCGGTTGTAGATAAAAACAATAAGGGTTTTGTCATCAAAGTCATAAGTATAGATCCTTCAAAAATAAAGAATGATAAAATTTATGTAAATAAACCTAAGCTTCTAGAAGGCAGATTTCCTGAAAACAATTCTGAATGTGTCGTAGAGACAAAATTTCTAAAAGATCTTGGCTTTTCTATAGGTGATACTGTAACTATAAATTTGGATTCTCAAAATCAAGACAATATTAAAAGCAAAAAATTTAAAATAGTCGGTGTAGTTGAAACGCCTTATTACATCTCAAGAGACAGAGGTTCCAGCATTGTTGGAAATGGGCAGATACAGGCTTTTATGATGGTACCTCAATCTGACTTTTCTATGGATGCATATACAGAGATAGATGTGCTGGTAAATGGCGCAAAAAATTTTTCTACTTTTTCTGATAAATATTATAATTTTATACGTCCGGTAAAAGATGACTTAGTCACATTGGGAAAAGTTCGGAGTGAGATAAGGTATGAAGAGATAAAAGGTAAAGCACAAAAAGAAATTGACGATGCAAAGAGGGAACTTGAAGATAAGGAGAGTAAGTACAACAAGGAATTGGCTGATGCTAAAGCAAAGCTGGATGAAACAAGTGCTATGCTTTCCAATTCAAAAATAGAACTAGATAAAAAACAAGCCAGTTTTAATGAGCAAATGGCTTTAAATCAGAAAAAAATTGATGATGGAAAAAGGCAGATCGCAGAGACACAGGCGAGTATATCACAGAGTGAAATAGATTTAAATAATGCAGAAGCTGAGATACAGGCAAAAGAAAAAGAATTAAATTATGATGAAAACATAAAAAAATTAAATTCGACATACGATGAACTTAATAGCTCGCTAAATCAATTGAATTCTGAGATAAACAATAATCCATCTTTAAAGGAACAGCTAAAACCAAAGGTAGACGAATTAAATGCGCAAATCGTAAGTGTGTCTAAACAAATAGATACACTTAATGCAAACAAACAGGCATTAGACTTAAACTTGGCGCAGTTAAATGAGAAGAGGTCACAGCTTGAAAGTGCCAAAGCGCAATTAGCTGCGTCAAAAGATAATATAGCGAAACAAGAAGCCGCACTTAATAAAGCGAAGATTGATGGTCAAAGGCAGCTTAATAGTGCGAGGGAACAATTAAATAATGTTTTAAAAGAATTAAGCGATAATGAGAAGAAGTATCAGGATAACAAAGTTGAATTTGACAAGCAGATAAGTGAAGCTAAAGAAAAAATAGCATCTTCTGAAGAGAAACTTAACGGTTTAAAAAAGCCTAGCTGGTATGTTTTAGATAGAAAATCAAACATAGGCTATGTAGAGTATGGAGATGAAGCGGATAGAATAAAGGCGCTGGGAAATGTATTTCCGACCATATTCTTCCTTGTTGCAGCACTGGTAAGCTTAACATCTATGACTAGGATGGTAGAAGAGCGGCGTACACAGATGGGCATATTGAAAGCATTAGGATACGGCAAGTTTGCCATAATGTTGAAATTTGTAATATATTCATCAGTTGCAACAATCTTGGGTGGTCTTGCAGGACTTATCTTAGGCTTTAATATACTGCCAAGGATAATATTCAATGCGTATAGCATGATGTACACACTGCCTCCGGTCATAACAGAATTTAATATATATTATGCAGTTTTAGGAATTGTTGCTGCATTGATATCTACTACAGCCGTAACTGTTTTGGTGTGTCTTAGCGACTTAAGAGAGACTCCTGCTTCATTGATGAGGCTGAAATCACCTATGGCAGGGAAGAGAGTTTTGCTGGAAAAAGTAAATTTTATTTGGTCACGACTTGATTTTATGCAGAAGGTAACTGCCAGAAATATATTCAGGTATAAGAAAAGATTTTTCATGACTGTAATTGGTATAGGTGGTTGTACTGCATTGCTGCTTACTGGATTTGGAATCAGAGATTCCATAAATATCATTGTGGATAAACAATTTAACGAAATTTTTAACGAAGGCTTGAAAGAAGTCTCCCATCCTCTATAG
- a CDS encoding ABC transporter permease → MVTTFKSDASSKDIKELSATINNDKDIKESIMLNQSSVDVTKGKVKKSAFLVVTDDKEKFKDFIVLRSRTTGDKIPLTDDGVVITEKLANMLGVRSGDYINLNTGDGRKAKAKVMGIAENYLQHYIYMSSSLYEKLFDKKIASNEILSKITSSSNSIEDKLSQRILKSPAVMTVNFISSVKKTFQDVVNNLLSVVLVLIVSAGTLAFVVLYNLTNINITERIRELATMKVLGFYDDEVSMYVMRENFILTVIGILLGFVMGIFLHRYLMTTVEVEILMFGRNIEPMSFLYSALITIGFSILVSIVVHFQLKKVDMVQSLKSPEID, encoded by the coding sequence ATGGTTACGACTTTTAAGAGTGATGCTTCTTCAAAGGACATAAAAGAGCTTTCTGCAACTATTAATAATGACAAAGATATAAAGGAAAGCATCATGCTTAATCAATCCAGCGTAGACGTTACAAAAGGTAAAGTTAAAAAAAGCGCATTTCTGGTCGTTACTGATGATAAGGAAAAATTTAAAGATTTTATAGTCCTGAGGAGCAGAACTACTGGTGATAAAATACCATTGACAGACGATGGAGTTGTCATAACTGAAAAGCTTGCAAATATGCTTGGAGTGAGGAGTGGAGATTATATCAATTTAAACACCGGTGATGGCAGGAAAGCAAAAGCGAAAGTAATGGGCATAGCAGAAAATTATTTGCAGCATTATATTTATATGAGTTCTTCTTTGTACGAAAAGCTATTTGATAAGAAAATAGCATCAAATGAGATATTGTCGAAGATTACTAGCAGTTCAAATTCAATAGAAGATAAGCTGTCTCAAAGAATATTGAAATCGCCCGCGGTAATGACCGTTAATTTTATATCATCTGTTAAAAAGACATTTCAAGACGTTGTAAATAACTTGTTGTCAGTCGTATTAGTTCTGATTGTCTCTGCAGGAACGCTTGCTTTTGTGGTCCTTTATAATCTGACTAATATAAATATAACAGAGAGAATAAGAGAACTTGCTACTATGAAAGTGCTGGGATTTTACGATGATGAAGTTTCTATGTACGTAATGAGAGAAAATTTCATACTTACTGTCATCGGAATTTTATTAGGATTTGTGATGGGAATTTTCCTTCACAGGTATCTTATGACGACGGTAGAAGTAGAGATTCTCATGTTTGGGCGCAATATTGAACCGATGAGCTTCTTGTATTCTGCACTTATCACAATTGGATTTTCTATTCTTGTAAGTATTGTAGTGCACTTCCAGCTTAAAAAAGTCGATATGGTGCAATCATTAAAAAGTCCGGAGATTGATTAA
- a CDS encoding phenylpyruvate tautomerase MIF-related protein, with amino-acid sequence MPIINSITKEKLSDNVKNAIKTEFANMMMDVAGKSENWLMVRFTEGDDLYFHGEPLDKGAIVEIQLIGKLTREQKEKISARICDIFENNLKYPKDNVYIVIQEFAGENWGYNGSTF; translated from the coding sequence ATGCCGATAATCAATTCAATAACAAAGGAAAAATTAAGTGACAATGTAAAAAACGCTATAAAGACAGAATTTGCAAATATGATGATGGATGTGGCTGGCAAAAGCGAAAATTGGCTCATGGTAAGATTTACAGAAGGCGATGATTTGTATTTCCACGGAGAGCCTTTAGATAAAGGTGCAATCGTAGAGATACAGTTAATAGGAAAACTGACTAGAGAACAAAAGGAAAAGATTTCAGCAAGAATCTGCGATATTTTTGAAAATAATTTAAAATATCCTAAGGACAATGTATACATAGTCATTCAAGAATTTGCTGGTGAAAATTGGGGATACAATGGCAGCACATTTTAA
- a CDS encoding TIGR02677 family protein, producing the protein MSDKINFNVIKPIDEARYLTAENASRYRLIMRYFYQNYERLRYWLSKEDVYNYVKNFDLFYDYTLEKCEQDLKSLTEWKNLIAEQDTGRAQSAEEFKNKKFRYMLSEYSIEIERMTINLEKIKGYGGSLEPSLFQRLYENLKKIDDISKSDNLEAVYRWWKDFTSDFENIYHSAIDYIASLQSSNADELMKTDAFLIYKDKLTEYLRGYIKDLQRFSQVIVSLLNKIDKKSLDGIVEKLLLYEENIPRLDRDFDINDVKENILSKWENIVFWFRGNGDEDSEAYRLLEISNEIIRKITMYAARISENRLRTASRKNEYIKLSKIFADIDDIGYAHKLSSVVFGVFHTRHLYGDFDKRTESINESVWDDVPCKFMIRPKTRSYTQSTKTNAIIDRVEEKEMCLKQYLEERHSEIEEISKYIIDGKIVLRELPIIKPFIRTTLLSWISKSLSQPKNIAKSEDGRTYKVSISRNKVITLNCTDGVLEMPDVTIEFLD; encoded by the coding sequence ATGTCTGATAAAATAAATTTTAATGTTATAAAGCCTATCGATGAGGCAAGATATCTTACTGCTGAAAATGCATCAAGGTATCGCCTCATCATGCGATATTTTTACCAGAACTATGAGCGGCTTAGATACTGGTTGTCTAAGGAAGATGTGTATAACTATGTAAAGAATTTTGATTTGTTTTATGATTATACGCTGGAAAAGTGTGAGCAGGATTTAAAGTCGCTGACTGAGTGGAAAAACTTAATAGCTGAGCAGGACACTGGAAGAGCCCAATCTGCAGAAGAATTTAAAAACAAGAAATTTAGATACATGCTTAGCGAGTATTCTATAGAGATAGAAAGAATGACAATTAATCTAGAAAAAATAAAAGGCTATGGTGGTTCTCTAGAGCCATCTTTATTTCAGAGATTGTATGAAAACTTAAAGAAAATTGATGATATATCTAAAAGCGATAACTTGGAAGCTGTATACCGGTGGTGGAAAGATTTCACTTCTGATTTTGAAAATATTTATCATAGTGCCATAGACTACATTGCTAGTTTGCAAAGTTCAAATGCAGATGAACTCATGAAAACTGATGCTTTCTTAATATATAAAGACAAACTTACTGAGTATTTAAGAGGATATATAAAAGATCTACAGAGGTTTTCTCAGGTTATCGTATCGCTTTTAAATAAGATTGACAAAAAGTCATTAGATGGTATCGTAGAGAAATTGCTGCTTTATGAGGAGAATATACCAAGGCTGGATAGGGATTTTGATATTAATGACGTCAAAGAAAATATATTAAGCAAGTGGGAGAACATAGTATTTTGGTTTAGAGGAAATGGCGATGAAGATAGTGAAGCATATAGGCTTCTTGAAATATCAAATGAGATAATAAGAAAGATTACAATGTATGCAGCTAGAATTTCTGAAAACAGGTTAAGGACTGCCAGCAGAAAAAATGAATATATAAAGCTTTCAAAGATATTTGCAGACATCGATGACATAGGCTATGCTCATAAGCTTTCATCAGTCGTGTTTGGAGTTTTTCACACGAGACATTTATACGGTGATTTTGACAAAAGGACTGAAAGCATAAATGAAAGCGTGTGGGATGATGTGCCGTGTAAATTTATGATAAGGCCAAAGACGAGAAGTTATACACAATCCACAAAGACAAATGCTATAATAGATAGGGTAGAAGAAAAAGAGATGTGCTTAAAACAGTACCTTGAAGAAAGACACAGTGAGATTGAGGAAATATCAAAGTATATAATTGACGGCAAGATCGTGCTGAGAGAGTTGCCAATAATTAAGCCTTTTATAAGGACAACCCTTTTAAGCTGGATAAGCAAATCCTTAAGTCAGCCTAAAAATATAGCTAAATCAGAAGATGGCAGGACATACAAAGTCAGTATTTCAAGAAACAAGGTAATAACTTTAAATTGTACAGACGGTGTCCTTGAAATGCCTGATGTAACGATAGAGTTTTTAGATTGA
- a CDS encoding TIGR02678 family protein yields MEELKILLENFWVTKDDTEMFNRIRDNEKKLRSFVEDKLGYRLIVNPLLIKLEKIPGDAEEWMGIEEFQSPMDYAFLCLLLAFLEDMGIGDQFILSNITEYIEMQYDGIESVDWTLFKHRKSLVRVLNFAEKLKMIKVDDGEQERFAENRDIEVLYENTGLSRYFMRIMNSEISEEMTMKDFMKDDRYEDNKVLERRHRVYRKLLLSPAVYYEGPDDQDFIYIKNYRNTIEKDFDDYLDSKLHIHKTSAYIIFDENKYASSYFPDNKNISDIVLQIAYVLREMIDSGDLNVGVNDRIEITEGQFMNIISNVKNRFKSGWSKVYADMNDDKLFSEITEFMESWKMVIYNDDTHSYTLMPILGKFIGEYRSDFKGAIQNG; encoded by the coding sequence TTGGAGGAACTTAAGATACTTTTAGAGAACTTTTGGGTTACAAAAGATGATACGGAAATGTTTAATAGAATACGTGACAATGAAAAGAAATTAAGATCATTTGTAGAGGATAAGTTAGGATATCGGCTTATTGTGAATCCACTTCTTATAAAGCTGGAGAAGATACCGGGTGATGCTGAAGAGTGGATGGGGATCGAAGAATTTCAAAGTCCTATGGACTACGCATTTTTATGCCTACTTCTTGCATTTTTAGAAGATATGGGGATAGGTGACCAATTTATACTTTCAAATATAACGGAGTATATCGAGATGCAGTATGATGGCATAGAAAGTGTTGACTGGACCCTTTTTAAGCATAGAAAATCTCTTGTCAGGGTACTTAATTTTGCAGAAAAACTGAAAATGATAAAAGTGGATGATGGAGAGCAGGAAAGATTTGCTGAGAATCGTGATATAGAGGTCTTATATGAAAATACAGGGCTTTCTAGGTATTTTATGAGAATTATGAACAGCGAAATAAGCGAAGAAATGACGATGAAAGATTTTATGAAGGACGACAGGTATGAGGACAACAAGGTTCTTGAGAGAAGGCATAGGGTGTACAGAAAACTTCTTTTATCTCCGGCTGTTTACTATGAAGGACCTGACGACCAAGATTTTATCTACATAAAAAATTATAGAAATACGATAGAAAAAGACTTTGACGATTATCTCGATTCGAAACTGCACATTCATAAAACATCTGCATACATAATTTTCGATGAGAATAAATATGCATCATCTTATTTCCCAGACAATAAAAATATATCTGATATAGTTCTTCAAATCGCATATGTTTTAAGAGAGATGATAGATTCCGGTGATTTAAATGTAGGAGTAAATGACCGCATTGAAATTACAGAAGGACAATTTATGAATATCATATCTAATGTAAAGAATAGGTTTAAAAGTGGATGGAGCAAGGTATACGCTGATATGAATGATGATAAATTGTTTAGTGAGATTACAGAGTTTATGGAAAGTTGGAAAATGGTAATATACAATGATGATACCCACTCGTATACTTTGATGCCGATCTTAGGCAAGTTTATTGGTGAATATCGAAGTGATTTTAAAGGAGCAATTCAAAATGGATGA
- a CDS encoding TIGR02680 family protein, producing the protein MDDRWIINRAGLLNFWYYDDEVFEFSGGRLLLRGSNGSGKSVTMQSFIPLLLDGNKSPERLDPFGSRARRLEDYLLGEEDVNGIDERTGYLYMEFKKENKDNYISIGIGLKAKRHQSMDFWGFIIKDGRRIGIDILLYKMETGIDGKRVKIPLSKKELKNCIGSGGEVVDSQREYMELVNKNIFGFSSIDDYDELIKLLIQLRSPKLSKDFRPTVIYDILRASLSPLTDDDLRPMSETIENMDQIKLHLDSLNKNMKSLKKLKNEYDRYNKFMLYYKAEKLLMQKNELTKVRKQSEEIRQSIEKNNQDVLNGENKISDLLSELQALKNKEIQLRKNDAFNTQRELVEEENILKQFSKDKDLKEVQLKKKKDRYFEIEEELKDLEGREYSIDKNIKDNLECMASISEEVNFDEHNFSEEELKKSYGKDFDFDFWNNSLKEYTGKVKKALDALNDEAEANQKYNDALLEEDRLRKANEDLKRKVNEIEILFDEEKNRFIDKIYDWSDTNKLLKLNREDIEKLARIVLSYGETSVYEDLISSIRKPYDDIRGILQMDMLKVKNELDLKSSQLDEKEEELRKWKETEDPEPERNEQVLENRKRLDKAGIAYVPLYKAIDFKNDIDDDTKGNIESALIDMGILDALIVSRSDLDRAIKMDKDMADKYIVPGTFNMKLNVLQYFNVVDSNSGVSPEEISDALSNVFIYEEENATYINDDGTYGIGILKGKAAGNVKSRYIGFESRRRFRDEMMSSIAKEISIIKDEIRELNDRQLSIKSQLSDLDVEYKNFPEKDDLEEALKELKEAQSNQKFTEDKLNDATLAAKKFFDVLQEKRAVVRKLTSEIGIHADVKAYRDALGELDEYKNLLQKLQINYNSYITILRSIETRKMQKQDIEYDIDNYKFEIDALDTKIKNSIEKINVLKETIEKLGIEDLQNELSQCMKRIDDIPKEINDLTAKTAALKERIVLQEKEYERLREEIRKNEDILNIYDIGLKDEITLGFIDEFTNLDDMYKLAKTVQSQYKEMFTKFDKDSATEKIRNAFYVCINELVEFGLSLDVVENEQSDVGMGTYQEIYKDLRRYQITAKVNDKKISLYGLYNMIDEDIKINENLMKEKDRQLFEDIIMHNVGRKIRSRIFKAEEWVKKMNDLMSQRDTSSGLKFQLEWKPKAATNEQELNTRELVELLKLDADMMKEEDFNLVVNHFRSKVESAKKIYEENSNTDTFHQIMKSILDYRDWFEFKLYFKKEGENRKELTNNAFYKFSGGEKAMAMYIPLFSAVYSMYQSASSQAPKIISLDEAFAGVDDNNIRDMFKLIEDLGLNFIMNSQVLWGDYDTVPELSIYELIRPKNASYVSLIKYKWDGKIRHLVTGIEESVEATDDFSYDEVAYTRVGE; encoded by the coding sequence ATGGATGATAGATGGATAATTAATAGAGCTGGTCTTCTTAACTTTTGGTATTATGATGATGAAGTATTCGAATTTTCTGGAGGAAGGCTTCTTCTAAGAGGTTCCAATGGTTCAGGAAAATCTGTAACTATGCAGAGCTTCATACCTCTTCTTTTAGATGGCAATAAAAGCCCTGAAAGGTTAGATCCATTTGGCTCAAGGGCTAGAAGACTTGAAGACTATCTCCTAGGTGAAGAAGATGTAAATGGAATTGACGAGAGAACTGGTTACCTTTATATGGAATTTAAGAAAGAAAATAAAGATAATTATATCTCTATAGGCATAGGCCTTAAGGCAAAGAGACATCAAAGCATGGACTTTTGGGGATTTATCATTAAAGATGGAAGACGAATAGGTATTGATATATTGCTTTATAAGATGGAGACAGGTATCGATGGCAAGAGAGTCAAAATACCTTTGTCAAAAAAAGAGCTTAAAAATTGCATTGGAAGCGGCGGAGAAGTAGTTGATTCACAAAGAGAATACATGGAATTAGTAAATAAAAATATATTTGGCTTTTCAAGCATTGATGACTATGATGAACTTATTAAGCTTTTAATACAGCTTAGGAGTCCAAAGCTTTCTAAGGATTTTAGACCAACGGTTATATACGATATATTGAGAGCATCTCTTTCACCTTTGACAGATGACGATTTAAGGCCAATGTCTGAGACAATAGAAAACATGGATCAAATAAAGCTGCACCTGGACTCGCTGAATAAAAACATGAAATCCTTAAAGAAGTTGAAAAATGAATACGACAGGTATAATAAGTTTATGCTTTATTATAAGGCAGAGAAACTTTTAATGCAGAAAAATGAGCTTACTAAAGTACGAAAACAAAGCGAGGAAATCAGACAAAGCATTGAAAAAAACAATCAGGATGTTCTTAATGGAGAAAATAAAATATCGGATCTTTTAAGCGAGCTTCAGGCATTGAAAAATAAAGAAATTCAATTAAGGAAAAACGATGCCTTTAATACACAAAGAGAACTTGTTGAAGAAGAAAATATTTTAAAACAATTCAGTAAGGACAAGGATTTAAAAGAGGTTCAGCTTAAAAAGAAAAAAGATCGATATTTTGAAATAGAAGAAGAATTAAAGGACCTTGAAGGCAGAGAATATTCAATTGATAAAAATATAAAGGACAATCTTGAATGTATGGCTTCCATATCTGAAGAAGTCAATTTCGATGAGCACAACTTCTCAGAAGAAGAATTGAAGAAATCGTATGGTAAAGATTTTGACTTTGATTTTTGGAACAATTCATTAAAGGAATATACAGGGAAAGTGAAGAAGGCATTAGATGCCCTCAATGACGAGGCAGAGGCAAACCAAAAGTACAATGATGCATTGCTTGAAGAAGATAGGTTGAGAAAGGCAAATGAGGACTTGAAGCGAAAAGTCAATGAAATTGAGATTTTGTTTGATGAAGAAAAGAACAGGTTCATTGACAAAATATATGATTGGTCTGATACGAATAAACTTTTGAAGCTTAATAGAGAGGACATCGAAAAACTTGCCAGGATCGTACTGTCATACGGTGAGACGAGCGTGTACGAAGATCTGATATCATCTATAAGGAAGCCATATGATGATATCAGAGGAATACTTCAGATGGATATGCTTAAAGTTAAAAATGAGTTGGACTTAAAAAGTTCTCAGCTTGATGAAAAAGAAGAGGAATTAAGAAAATGGAAAGAGACGGAGGATCCTGAGCCAGAGCGCAATGAACAAGTTTTAGAAAACAGAAAAAGACTGGATAAAGCGGGAATTGCATATGTACCACTTTATAAAGCAATTGATTTTAAAAATGATATAGATGATGATACAAAAGGAAATATTGAATCAGCTCTTATAGATATGGGAATCTTGGATGCACTTATTGTGTCAAGAAGCGATTTAGACAGAGCAATAAAAATGGATAAGGACATGGCAGATAAGTATATCGTTCCGGGGACTTTTAACATGAAGCTTAATGTATTGCAGTATTTTAATGTTGTCGATTCAAATAGCGGTGTCAGCCCGGAGGAAATTTCAGATGCCTTAAGCAATGTATTTATCTACGAGGAAGAGAATGCAACATATATAAATGATGATGGCACGTATGGAATAGGGATTTTAAAGGGGAAAGCAGCAGGAAATGTAAAGTCAAGGTATATAGGTTTTGAATCGAGACGGCGCTTTAGAGATGAAATGATGTCATCCATAGCTAAGGAGATAAGCATCATAAAAGATGAGATAAGAGAACTTAACGATAGACAATTGTCAATAAAGTCCCAATTAAGTGACTTAGACGTAGAATATAAAAATTTTCCAGAAAAAGATGATTTGGAAGAAGCGCTGAAAGAATTGAAAGAAGCACAATCAAATCAAAAATTTACTGAGGATAAATTGAATGATGCAACCCTTGCTGCCAAGAAGTTTTTTGATGTGCTTCAAGAAAAGAGAGCAGTTGTGAGGAAATTGACATCCGAAATCGGCATACATGCAGATGTGAAAGCTTACAGAGATGCTTTAGGTGAATTGGATGAGTACAAAAATCTCCTACAGAAATTACAGATAAATTACAATAGTTATATTACTATTTTAAGAAGCATAGAGACTAGAAAAATGCAGAAACAGGATATCGAGTATGACATTGATAATTACAAGTTTGAGATTGATGCTTTAGATACAAAGATAAAAAACAGCATAGAAAAGATCAATGTGTTAAAAGAAACCATTGAGAAACTTGGTATAGAGGACCTTCAAAATGAACTTTCACAGTGCATGAAGAGGATTGACGATATACCAAAGGAAATAAATGATTTAACTGCTAAAACTGCTGCTCTTAAAGAGAGAATAGTCCTGCAAGAAAAAGAATATGAAAGATTGAGAGAAGAAATAAGAAAAAACGAGGATATTCTAAACATATACGATATAGGATTAAAAGATGAAATAACATTGGGATTTATTGATGAGTTTACAAATCTAGATGATATGTATAAGCTAGCAAAGACTGTTCAATCGCAGTACAAAGAGATGTTTACCAAGTTTGATAAAGATAGTGCGACAGAAAAGATTAGAAATGCATTTTATGTCTGTATAAATGAACTTGTGGAATTTGGGCTTTCATTAGATGTAGTAGAAAATGAACAAAGTGATGTGGGTATGGGCACTTATCAGGAAATATATAAAGATTTAAGGAGATATCAGATAACAGCGAAAGTAAATGACAAAAAGATATCCCTTTATGGGCTGTACAACATGATCGATGAAGATATAAAGATAAACGAAAACCTTATGAAGGAAAAGGATAGACAGCTTTTTGAGGACATAATCATGCACAATGTAGGACGTAAGATCAGAAGCAGAATCTTTAAAGCAGAAGAATGGGTTAAAAAGATGAATGACTTAATGTCTCAACGCGATACGTCAAGCGGCCTTAAGTTTCAATTAGAATGGAAGCCAAAGGCTGCTACAAATGAGCAAGAACTTAATACGAGAGAGCTTGTAGAGCTATTGAAACTTGATGCAGACATGATGAAAGAAGAAGATTTTAATTTAGTAGTAAATCACTTTAGATCAAAGGTTGAAAGTGCAAAGAAAATATATGAAGAAAACAGCAACACTGATACATTCCACCAGATTATGAAGAGCATTCTCGACTATAGAGACTGGTTTGAGTTTAAGCTGTATTTCAAAAAAGAAGGAGAAAATCGCAAAGAGCTTACTAACAATGCCTTTTACAAGTTCAGCGGTGGAGAGAAAGCCATGGCTATGTATATACCTCTTTTTTCAGCCGTGTACTCAATGTATCAATCAGCATCATCACAAGCACCAAAGATTATATCGCTTGATGAGGCTTTTGCAGGAGTGGACGATAACAATATACGGGATATGTTCAAGCTTATAGAAGATTTGGGATTAAATTTCATCATGAACTCTCAAGTTTTGTGGGGAGATTATGATACGGTGCCAGAGCTGTCTATATACGAGCTTATAAGACCTAAAAATGCAAGCTATGTGTCTTTGATAAAGTACAAGTGGGATGGAAAGATCAGGCATTTAGTTACCGGCATTGAAGAAAGTGTTGAAGCAACAGATGATTTCTCATACGATGAGGTTGCATATACAAGAGTAGGTGAGTAG